The Oceaniferula marina region CTTGCTGGGCCGTTGGTATTACGAGGCAGGAGGAAAGCACAGCCGCGAGTTCACGGCTGATGGTAAATGCATTCTGCGTAAGGGGAACAAGGAAATCTGGACCAAAACATGCACGTCCAAAGATGCGGACTCCGTGACCGTAGAGAATCGTTATCAACACCATCTGAAGGGTAACACCCTAGTGATCGAGGGGCGCTATCGGGCGAAGAAACGTTGATCAGATTTGTTGTTCATTGATGGAGGCGTTTTCCATCAAAGAGTGGTGTCTGTACAGGTTTATAACCACTCCGCAAAACAGACGAGACGATTGATCGTTGTTGAGGCATGTGGAAAAGCACTGCGTGATCCATGAGCGTTCCGGATGAATGACTCCTTTGGCTTTGTTTCTCCTTAGTCATGGTGCCCGCACCATTGCTTCGTCGCGCCTTACCAAAGAACTCATTCATCTCGGCAATCGTCCCGTCTGTTTTACTACTTGGTATTACGCATCCACGGCTGATTGAGGCCAATCAGCCCTACCGCTTGCCGTTGCCTATCTTTTCCTTTGTTTGTGGCGGCATCCTTCTAGCCCCAAAGGGGCGATTCATCTCAGCTCGGGGCAGAGCCCCGGGTTCGGTGTTGTTTTTTGGATTGAGCCCTGAAGGGGCGGGCTAACTCGAATAAGGTAAAAACAGGTGGTTTCTTTTGGATCGCCCTTACAGGGCTTTTGAACTTTTTGCTGGCTCAGGTTTCCCAGGGCGTTGCCCTGGGCTACGTTTGGCCGCCCCTTTGGGGCTTTATTCAGGTTGATCTGCCAGGGGAGGTATGTCGGTTGATCGCCTGTGATCGATTGATTACCTGGCAGGTTTTATGCTGATAAGATTACCAATGAACTTTGTTTTATCTGCCGATTTGTGGACTCGACCTTGCATGCCTTTGTTTGAGTGTGGGCAATGAATGTGACTCGTTTCTGAGTGAGCACTCAGCAAGGTCTCGCGTGCTTGAGACTTTCCCTAGGCGTCCAGTTCGGAGTTAAGGCGTTTGATGGTTTTTCCCATCTCATTTTGCACAGCCTTACGGTAGACGTAGGCTGTGTTCTCTTTGATGCCCAGGGCATTGGCTACCGCGGCTGCGGACTCGCCGGCGGCCATCCGGGAGTAAATGTCCAAGTGGAGTTGGTTAAACTTTTGTTGGGCTTGTTGCCAGGCTTTGCCGGCGATGAAGAGCTGCCATTCGATTTCTTCGTTTTCCTCGATTTTCGCCTGCTGGCAGAGTTGGATGACAGCGTTTTCGCCGTCATCGATGTGCATTGCTTTTTGGCGGGTGCTTTTTAACTTGAGAAAGTTAATCGAGGTATTTTTGCAGATCCGGGCAAGCCAGGTGCGGAATCGGCAGCGTTCGGGTTCGTAGAGAAAGTCACCGAGGGCTTTCCAGACCTTGACCATGACATCCTGGACGAGTTCTTCGGCATCCTCATGAGCGATCCCGCGTTTACGGATCAAGGCGTAGATGTAGCCGTGATAGGCTTTGGTGAATTCCTGCCAAGACGCGTCATTTCCCTGATCTTTGACCAGCATCAGCAGGGTGCGGCTTGTCATATCACTGCTCACGCTGCCAGAGTAGGCGGCACGCTTGGGGAGTTTCAAGTTTCAAGTTTTCAGCCTCATCGTTGTGCAGCAGTGATGGCTAGTGATGGCCATAGGCACCGTGAGAAAAGCCGATGGCGGAAATCTTGTCTCTTGACTCTTGGGCTGTGATTCTTAACGCTCCGCCCCATGCGAATTCTTACCGGACTTCAGCCCAGCGGCAAACTTCACATTGGCAATTACTTTGGAGCCATGGAGCCTGCTGTTCATCTTCAGGATCAGGGGGAAGCTTTTTATTTTATTGCGGATTATCATGCGATGACGACCACTGGGGATGCGGCCACCTTGCGTGGTAACATCCAGGATCTGGCGATTGATTTTCTCGCCTGCGGACTGGATCCGGAGAAGGCGACGATTTTCCGCCAGAGTGACATCCCCGAGGTGAACGAATTAGCTTGGGTGCTTTCCACGGTGTGTCCGATGGGTCTGCTGGAGCGGTGCCACTCCTACAAGGACAAGGTGGCCAAAGGCTTTGCTGCGAACCACGCCCTGTTTGCCTATCCGGCGCTGATGGCGGCTGATATTTTACTCTATGATGCGGATCTGGTGCCGGTGGGCAAGGATCAGAAGCAGCATCTGGAGGTGACGCGTGATCTGGCGGGAAAAATCAACGACCGCTACGGTGAGGGCACTTTGGTGATTCCCGAGGCTCAGATCAAGGAGCACACGGCAGTGGTGCCCGGGCTGGATGGCCAGAAGATGTCGAAGAGTTATAACAACACGATTCCACTGACCGGGGGCAAGAAAGCGATTCGTAAATCGATCATGCGGGTGGTGACGGACTCCACCGCGGTGGAAGACCCGAAGCCAACCGATGGCTCCACGGTGATTGCTTTATACAAGTTATTTGCGGATGACGAGCAGATGGCGCAAATGATTGCCGACCATGAAGCCGGTGGGTTTGGTTACGGAGATTTCAAACAGCGGGTCTTTGATGCCTACTGGGAGTACTTTGCTGAGGTGCGCTCCAAGCGTGAGGAACTGGAAAACAATCTCGACTACGTCAACGGTGTGATTGCCCAAGGTGCTGAAAAAGCCCGCCAAGAGGCCAGCAAGGTGCTCGATCGGGTGCGCCACGCGGTTGGCTTGAGATAGGTTTGGTTTTCTCTGTTTGTTTGGAAACCCGGCTGTTGCTTGATTGAGCCAGGTCCCGACGGAGGATTGAGGGCAATCCTCCTACCACTTGTATAGGTTTGAACAGTGGATGCGGTTCGTGGGCCTCGTTCAGATTAAAATCCGTATTTCCAGGCGATGCCTGCGAAGGCGGCGGTGTCGTGGTCGCTGCGGGAGAGACGCTTGCCCGAGGCATTTTCCAGTGTCATTTCACCCGAGAACTGGGCGCCGGCATAGACGGAAAGTTCAGAGAACCTTGAAGTGGCGTAGCTTGCTCCGAGATAGACCGGGATACCTCGGTGTTCGCCGATGCCATCGGGATTGGACGTATCATCATCCAGACGGAAGCGGAGTTTTTCATAGCGGCTGCCGAGAGTGATCTTCCAGTCAGCGGATGCTTGCCAGACCAGATTCAGTCCGGGGCCTCGGCTGGCACCAAAGCCACGCCCGGTTTCGAGCTGCAGGCTGTCGGTGATTTTCCAGTTGATGATCAGGATGGGAAAGACGGAGGTGGAGTCCTCGAGTTGGGAAAGTACCCCGATGCCGGGACCGAGGCGGAGGTGATCTCCGAAGGCATAACTGAACCCGCCAAAGAACCCGCCGGTGATGGAATCGGAAAATCCCGCACCGCTTTCTGCAGAACTTCGCACGGTTGGAATGGCAAACAGTTTCCATTGATCATCGATCGCCCAACGAATCGGAACCGAGAGGCTGAAGCGGTGGATGTCCGACCACGGTTCG contains the following coding sequences:
- a CDS encoding RNA polymerase sigma factor — encoded protein: MKLPKRAAYSGSVSSDMTSRTLLMLVKDQGNDASWQEFTKAYHGYIYALIRKRGIAHEDAEELVQDVMVKVWKALGDFLYEPERCRFRTWLARICKNTSINFLKLKSTRQKAMHIDDGENAVIQLCQQAKIEENEEIEWQLFIAGKAWQQAQQKFNQLHLDIYSRMAAGESAAAVANALGIKENTAYVYRKAVQNEMGKTIKRLNSELDA
- the trpS gene encoding tryptophan--tRNA ligase gives rise to the protein MRILTGLQPSGKLHIGNYFGAMEPAVHLQDQGEAFYFIADYHAMTTTGDAATLRGNIQDLAIDFLACGLDPEKATIFRQSDIPEVNELAWVLSTVCPMGLLERCHSYKDKVAKGFAANHALFAYPALMAADILLYDADLVPVGKDQKQHLEVTRDLAGKINDRYGEGTLVIPEAQIKEHTAVVPGLDGQKMSKSYNNTIPLTGGKKAIRKSIMRVVTDSTAVEDPKPTDGSTVIALYKLFADDEQMAQMIADHEAGGFGYGDFKQRVFDAYWEYFAEVRSKREELENNLDYVNGVIAQGAEKARQEASKVLDRVRHAVGLR